A region from the Variovorax sp. RKNM96 genome encodes:
- a CDS encoding LysR family transcriptional regulator — MNYRNADLNLLKVFEALMTEGNVTRAASKLSLTQPAVSNALRRLRDTFDDPLFVRSGAGVNPTRRAIDLWEPLSQSLHAIRATMDDERFDALRSTASVSIAMSDYVSSIVVPRLAARLGKVAPSMQVHAIPNTLVDFGPVLADNKADFAISVYNEEVRRPAFLKSRALWSPDFLCFMRAGHPLARTGKIPLKKFLAARHVDVSLVGKTTPTYDLFLRSRGLQRNLVATVNHYGAAYEAVRRSDLLAVLPWSEKFEPSRLAGLRMMPVPLEAPPRIIELFWHQRHETSALHQWVKDTLLALFEQPS; from the coding sequence ATGAACTACCGCAATGCCGATCTCAACCTGCTGAAGGTGTTCGAAGCCCTGATGACCGAAGGCAATGTCACGCGCGCGGCCAGCAAGCTGTCGCTGACGCAGCCCGCTGTCAGCAATGCGCTGCGCCGGCTGCGCGACACCTTCGACGATCCGCTCTTCGTGCGCAGCGGTGCGGGCGTCAACCCGACCCGGCGCGCCATCGATCTCTGGGAGCCGCTGTCGCAGTCGCTGCATGCGATCCGCGCGACCATGGACGACGAGCGCTTCGACGCGCTGCGCAGCACCGCGAGCGTGAGCATCGCGATGTCCGACTACGTGTCCTCGATCGTGGTGCCGCGGCTGGCGGCCCGGTTGGGCAAGGTCGCGCCGTCGATGCAGGTCCACGCCATTCCGAACACGCTGGTGGACTTCGGCCCAGTGCTGGCCGACAACAAGGCCGACTTCGCGATCAGCGTCTACAACGAGGAAGTGCGGCGGCCCGCGTTCCTCAAGTCGAGGGCGTTGTGGTCACCCGATTTCCTCTGCTTCATGCGCGCGGGGCATCCGCTGGCGCGCACGGGCAAGATTCCGCTGAAGAAATTCCTGGCGGCGCGGCATGTGGATGTGAGCCTGGTCGGCAAGACCACGCCGACCTACGACCTCTTTCTGCGCAGCCGCGGGCTGCAGCGCAACCTGGTCGCAACGGTGAACCACTACGGCGCGGCGTACGAGGCGGTGCGCCGCTCCGACCTGCTCGCGGTGCTGCCATGGTCGGAGAAGTTCGAACCCTCGCGCCTCGCGGGCCTGCGCATGATGCCGGTGCCGCTGGAGGCGCCGCCGCGCATCATCGAACTGTTCTGGCACCAGCGGCACGAGACCTCGGCGCTGCACCAGTGGGTCAAGGACACGCTGCTCGCGTTGTTCGAGCAGCCGTCCTGA
- a CDS encoding MFS transporter produces the protein MTMLSARIERLPFSGFHRRLLLMGGLGYTFDAMDAAVIAFVLPVLRTEWGLSSVQIGVLASANFIGFFFGALAAGSFGDLIGRRKVMMSALAIYCVASLFSGMVNDWTFFLALRIVAGFGAGAESAIIAPYLSEFVARRYRGTFTGALAGFFSFGFVAAALLGYFIVPAHPQGWRIVIFITALPVVLLLWWRRALPESPRWLESQGREHEALAIMDAMEYDHVRRGHALPALNAEDVASPPPSTSRGSLLKNYATLISSKLIRISTMTWLMWLSITFSYYSFFTWIPSLLIQNGMTITKSFGYSLVMYIAQIPGYFSAAWFNERIGRQATIVSYMLLGGLCALGLAFTHSDAQIMVAGVLLSFFMNGTYAGVYAYTPEVFPTQVRATGSGLASAIGRIGGITAPILVGFIYPTAGFAGVFGMTTAVLLLGAAAVTFMGIPTRGRSLEDIAAGELS, from the coding sequence ATGACCATGCTGTCGGCGCGCATCGAGCGCCTGCCCTTCTCTGGTTTCCATCGACGCCTGCTCCTCATGGGGGGCCTCGGCTACACCTTCGATGCAATGGACGCCGCCGTGATCGCCTTCGTGCTGCCGGTGCTGCGCACCGAATGGGGGCTCAGCAGCGTGCAGATCGGCGTGCTGGCCAGCGCGAACTTCATCGGCTTCTTCTTCGGCGCGTTGGCAGCCGGCTCCTTCGGCGACCTGATCGGGCGACGCAAGGTGATGATGTCGGCGCTCGCGATCTACTGCGTGGCCTCGCTCTTCAGCGGCATGGTCAACGACTGGACGTTCTTCCTCGCGCTGCGCATCGTGGCCGGCTTCGGCGCCGGGGCCGAGAGCGCGATCATCGCGCCCTACCTCTCGGAATTCGTGGCGCGGCGCTACCGCGGCACCTTCACGGGGGCGCTCGCAGGCTTCTTCTCGTTCGGCTTCGTCGCCGCGGCGCTCCTGGGCTATTTCATCGTGCCGGCGCATCCGCAGGGCTGGCGCATCGTCATCTTCATCACCGCGCTGCCCGTGGTGCTGCTGCTGTGGTGGCGCCGCGCGCTGCCGGAGTCGCCGCGCTGGCTCGAGAGCCAGGGGCGCGAGCACGAAGCGCTCGCCATCATGGATGCGATGGAGTACGACCACGTGCGCCGCGGCCACGCGCTGCCCGCGCTCAACGCCGAAGACGTCGCCTCCCCACCGCCCAGCACGAGCCGCGGCAGCCTGCTGAAGAACTACGCGACGCTCATCTCCAGCAAGCTCATCCGCATCAGCACCATGACCTGGCTGATGTGGCTGTCGATCACCTTCAGCTACTACTCGTTCTTCACCTGGATTCCGAGCCTGCTGATCCAGAACGGCATGACGATCACCAAGAGCTTCGGCTATTCGCTGGTGATGTACATCGCGCAGATTCCGGGCTACTTCTCGGCCGCGTGGTTCAACGAGCGCATCGGCCGGCAGGCCACCATCGTGAGCTACATGCTGCTGGGCGGGCTCTGCGCGCTGGGGCTCGCGTTCACGCACAGCGACGCGCAGATCATGGTCGCGGGCGTGCTGCTGTCCTTCTTCATGAACGGCACCTACGCGGGCGTCTATGCCTACACCCCCGAGGTGTTTCCGACGCAGGTGCGGGCGACGGGCTCGGGCCTGGCCTCGGCCATCGGGCGCATCGGCGGCATCACGGCGCCGATCCTGGTGGGCTTCATCTATCCGACCGCCGGCTTCGCGGGCGTGTTCGGCATGACGACGGCGGTGCTGCTGCTGGGTGCGGCGGCCGTCACGTTCATGGGCATTCCCACGCGCGGCCGTTCGCTCGAAGACATCGCGGCCGGCGAACTTTCCTGA
- a CDS encoding ABC transporter substrate-binding protein, protein MTTHLSRTALAIALGAAFATTGASAQVSDDTIRIGFISDMSGIYRDYDGPAGAEAIRMAIADMGGAIDGKKIELVTADHQNKPDIAAAKAREWFDVQKVDMLIAGVNSGAAIAMAGVAADKKKPYFVVGSGASSLTNEYCSPYTVHYAYDTVAMARGTASAVVKAGGKSWYFVTADYAFGAALQTDAAKIINASGGTVAGSVKHPLGASDFSSFMLQAQGSKAQVLALANAGGDTVNAIKSAAEFGISKNMKLAGMIITINDVHALGLKTSQGMYLTDSWYWNQSPEARTWARRFFDKHKRMPSSFHAGDYSAALQYLQAVKAAGSDDADKVMAQLRKTKFSDMFVKGGWLRDDGLMVHDMQLMQVKTPDESKEPWDYYKVVEPIRGEAAWTTKAESRCVRWKS, encoded by the coding sequence ATGACCACCCACCTCTCGCGCACCGCGCTGGCCATTGCGCTCGGCGCCGCCTTCGCCACCACCGGCGCTTCGGCGCAGGTATCGGACGACACCATCCGCATCGGCTTCATCAGCGACATGTCGGGCATCTACCGCGACTACGACGGCCCGGCCGGCGCCGAAGCCATCCGCATGGCGATCGCCGACATGGGCGGCGCCATCGACGGCAAGAAGATCGAGCTGGTCACCGCCGACCACCAGAACAAGCCCGACATCGCGGCCGCCAAGGCGCGCGAGTGGTTCGATGTGCAGAAGGTCGACATGCTGATCGCGGGGGTCAATTCCGGTGCGGCCATCGCGATGGCGGGCGTAGCGGCCGACAAGAAGAAACCGTACTTCGTGGTGGGCTCGGGCGCTTCGAGCCTCACCAACGAATACTGCTCGCCCTACACGGTGCACTACGCCTACGACACCGTGGCCATGGCGCGCGGCACCGCGAGCGCGGTGGTCAAGGCGGGAGGAAAGAGCTGGTACTTCGTGACCGCCGACTACGCCTTCGGCGCCGCGCTGCAGACCGATGCGGCCAAGATCATCAATGCCAGCGGCGGCACCGTGGCGGGCTCGGTCAAGCATCCGCTGGGCGCGAGCGATTTCTCGTCGTTCATGCTGCAGGCGCAGGGCTCGAAGGCGCAGGTGCTGGCGCTCGCCAATGCGGGCGGCGACACCGTGAACGCGATCAAGTCGGCGGCCGAGTTCGGCATCAGCAAGAACATGAAGCTGGCCGGCATGATCATCACCATCAACGACGTGCACGCACTGGGCCTGAAGACCTCGCAAGGCATGTACCTCACCGACAGCTGGTACTGGAACCAGAGCCCCGAGGCGCGCACCTGGGCGCGGCGCTTCTTCGACAAGCACAAGCGCATGCCTTCCTCTTTCCACGCCGGCGACTACTCGGCCGCGCTGCAATATCTGCAGGCGGTGAAGGCGGCCGGCAGCGACGATGCCGACAAGGTGATGGCGCAATTGCGCAAGACGAAGTTCAGCGACATGTTCGTCAAGGGCGGATGGCTGCGCGACGATGGCCTCATGGTGCACGACATGCAATTGATGCAGGTGAAGACGCCCGACGAATCGAAAGAGCCGTGGGACTACTACAAGGTGGTCGAGCCGATCCGCGGCGAGGCTGCATGGACGACGAAGGCAGAGAGCCGCTGCGTGCGATGGAAGTCATGA
- a CDS encoding amidohydrolase family protein: protein MTTTNSFLFRNANLLDPLSKDLLEGHDILVEGGVVREVSDKPLQSKAARVIDVKGKTVMPGLIDLHVHVIAVELNLSRQVHMPNVLITLRSVPMLRGMLRRGFTTVRDAGGAGFAFKQAVDAGLAQGPRLFVSGRALSQTGGHGDMRGRSDFLDPAATCSTCVRVGALARVVDGVDAVRRAVREELQMGADQIKIMASGGVASPTDPVGAFGYSEDEIRAIVEEAAGRGTYVMAHAYTAAAIARAVRCGVRTIEHGNLVDAPTAALMAELGAYAVPTLVTYDALANEGESFGLPKESVAKVADVREAGLRSLEIYRKAGVKMGFGSDLLGESQRLQSDEFRLRAEVLSPAEAIASATIVGAEVLGMPDRLGRLVPGALADILVVDGNPLRDVECLLGQGERIPLVMKEGVVQFDELG from the coding sequence ATGACGACAACGAACAGCTTTCTTTTCAGGAACGCGAACCTGCTCGATCCGCTGAGCAAGGATCTGCTCGAAGGCCATGACATCCTGGTCGAAGGCGGCGTGGTCCGCGAGGTCTCCGACAAGCCGCTGCAGAGCAAGGCCGCGCGCGTCATCGACGTGAAGGGCAAGACGGTGATGCCCGGCCTCATCGACCTGCACGTGCATGTGATCGCGGTGGAGCTGAACCTCTCGCGCCAGGTGCACATGCCCAATGTGCTCATCACGCTGCGCAGCGTGCCCATGCTGCGCGGCATGCTGCGCCGCGGCTTCACCACGGTGCGCGACGCGGGCGGCGCGGGCTTCGCGTTCAAGCAGGCCGTGGACGCGGGCCTTGCGCAGGGGCCGCGCCTGTTCGTCTCGGGCCGCGCGCTGAGCCAGACGGGCGGGCATGGCGACATGCGCGGGCGCTCCGACTTTCTCGACCCGGCCGCCACCTGTTCGACCTGCGTGCGGGTCGGCGCGCTGGCGCGTGTCGTGGACGGCGTCGACGCGGTGCGCCGCGCCGTGCGCGAAGAGCTGCAGATGGGCGCGGACCAGATCAAGATCATGGCCTCCGGCGGCGTGGCCTCGCCGACCGATCCGGTGGGCGCCTTCGGCTACAGCGAGGACGAGATCCGCGCCATCGTGGAAGAGGCCGCGGGCCGCGGCACCTACGTGATGGCGCATGCCTACACCGCCGCGGCCATCGCGCGCGCGGTGCGCTGCGGCGTCCGCACCATCGAGCACGGCAACCTCGTGGATGCGCCCACGGCCGCGCTGATGGCCGAGCTGGGCGCCTACGCGGTGCCTACGCTGGTCACCTACGACGCGCTGGCCAACGAAGGCGAGAGCTTCGGCTTGCCCAAGGAAAGCGTGGCCAAGGTGGCCGACGTGCGCGAGGCGGGCCTGCGCTCGCTGGAGATCTACAGGAAGGCCGGCGTGAAGATGGGCTTCGGCTCCGACCTCTTGGGCGAGTCGCAACGCCTGCAGAGCGACGAGTTCCGCCTGCGCGCCGAGGTGCTGTCGCCGGCCGAGGCCATCGCGAGCGCCACCATCGTCGGTGCGGAGGTGCTGGGCATGCCAGATCGCCTCGGCCGTCTCGTGCCCGGTGCGCTGGCCGACATCCTCGTGGTCGATGGCAATCCGCTGCGCGATGTCGAATGCCTGCTGGGACAGGGCGAGCGCATTCCGCTGGTCATGAAGGAAGGCGTGGTCCAGTTCGACGAACTGGGCTGA
- a CDS encoding GAF domain-containing protein, with product MQPNSLEDSLSAVALAHADTTQPHATFDAIDKAVASTIGHRLFTILVHHREARESERVYTNMREAYPVGGRKPITDSPWMQQVMQRGLPYIGRNAEDLRDVFYDHELIVSLGCRSVLNIPLRWQGETLGTLNMLHEENWYGDGHVELARVFAQLAVPAVMAQQAKEPQA from the coding sequence ATGCAGCCCAACTCTCTCGAAGATTCCCTCTCCGCCGTGGCGCTCGCCCATGCCGACACCACCCAGCCGCACGCCACTTTCGATGCCATCGACAAGGCGGTCGCATCGACCATCGGCCACCGGCTCTTCACCATCCTGGTCCACCACCGCGAGGCGCGCGAATCCGAGCGGGTGTACACCAACATGCGCGAGGCCTACCCGGTGGGCGGGCGCAAGCCCATCACCGACTCACCGTGGATGCAGCAGGTGATGCAGCGCGGCCTGCCCTACATCGGCCGCAACGCCGAGGACCTGCGCGATGTGTTCTACGACCACGAACTCATCGTGTCGCTCGGTTGCCGCAGCGTGCTGAACATTCCGCTGCGCTGGCAGGGCGAGACGCTCGGCACGCTCAACATGCTGCACGAGGAAAACTGGTACGGCGACGGCCACGTCGAGCTCGCGCGCGTGTTCGCGCAACTGGCGGTGCCGGCCGTGATGGCGCAACAAGCGAAGGAGCCCCAGGCATGA
- a CDS encoding PaaX family transcriptional regulator produces MEKICNVLVARPSAPDLILDLLVADRGMLTAQAICRAGALMGIGETTIRVGLTRLASEGKIARSERGSYVLDRTGAPLARAVDGWYQRGSQTIPWRQDWLAVHDTDVPRADKTAWRRHGLALSLRGFAALQPGLHIRPDNLKGGLAVERDQLGGLGLSARAMVFRLSDLDDASQAAARKLWNVRLLTAEYQRLQSGLQRSEKRLRTAPLEVAIRESLLLGRAVIAHLIRDPLLPAELMSPAPRAALLALMRRYQDQARKLWHEWLDQPW; encoded by the coding sequence GTGGAAAAAATATGTAATGTCCTGGTCGCTCGCCCCAGTGCGCCCGACCTGATCCTCGACCTGCTCGTGGCCGACCGCGGCATGCTCACGGCACAGGCGATATGCCGCGCCGGCGCGCTGATGGGCATCGGCGAAACGACCATCCGCGTGGGCCTTACGCGGCTCGCGAGCGAGGGCAAGATCGCCCGCAGCGAGCGCGGCAGCTATGTGCTCGACCGTACCGGCGCGCCGCTCGCGCGCGCCGTGGACGGCTGGTACCAGCGCGGTTCGCAAACCATCCCGTGGCGGCAGGACTGGCTCGCCGTGCACGACACCGACGTTCCGCGCGCCGACAAGACGGCCTGGCGCCGCCATGGCCTTGCGCTCTCGCTGCGCGGCTTCGCGGCGTTGCAACCCGGTTTGCACATCCGGCCCGACAACCTGAAGGGCGGCCTCGCGGTCGAGCGCGACCAGTTGGGAGGCCTGGGGCTGTCGGCCAGGGCGATGGTGTTTCGTCTCTCCGACCTCGACGATGCATCGCAGGCGGCCGCGCGCAAGCTGTGGAACGTGCGGCTCCTCACGGCCGAATACCAGCGCCTTCAGAGCGGCCTGCAGCGCAGCGAGAAGCGGCTGCGTACGGCGCCACTCGAAGTGGCCATCCGCGAGTCGCTGCTGCTCGGGCGCGCCGTCATCGCGCACCTCATCCGCGATCCGCTGCTGCCGGCCGAACTCATGTCGCCGGCACCGCGCGCCGCGCTGCTGGCCCTCATGCGCCGCTACCAGGACCAGGCGCGCAAGCTCTGGCACGAGTGGCTCGACCAGCCGTGGTGA
- a CDS encoding 3-hydroxyacyl-CoA dehydrogenase NAD-binding domain-containing protein: MSNNTLDVKRVAVVGTGVIGASWAAYFLAQGLDVNATDPSPGAEGRLRDAVAQHWPTLERFGLASGASVDRLRFHDSLEDAVSVADFVQENGPERMDFKIELFRRMDAAAPPDTILASSSSGLAISGVQSGCAHPQRVVLGHPFNPPHLIPLVEVIGGEKTSAEAIARTMAFYAAIGKRPIHVKREVKGHIANRLQAALWREAFHLVDEGVASVADIDTAIAHGPGLRWAVMGPFMNLHLSGGAGGIEHVLAHLGGPIEDWWKDLGAPSMTAELKQKVTEGVAEELGTRRRADLEAARDTLLLDLIRAKADTGKLD, encoded by the coding sequence ATGAGCAACAACACCCTGGATGTGAAACGCGTGGCGGTCGTCGGCACCGGCGTGATCGGCGCGAGCTGGGCCGCGTACTTTCTCGCGCAAGGACTCGACGTGAACGCGACCGATCCGTCGCCCGGCGCGGAAGGCCGATTGCGCGATGCGGTGGCGCAGCACTGGCCGACGCTGGAGCGCTTCGGCCTCGCGTCCGGCGCGTCGGTCGACCGGCTGCGCTTTCACGACAGCCTGGAAGACGCGGTATCGGTGGCCGACTTCGTGCAGGAGAACGGCCCCGAGCGCATGGACTTCAAGATCGAGCTGTTCCGCCGCATGGACGCGGCCGCGCCGCCGGACACCATCCTCGCGTCGAGTTCGTCGGGCCTGGCGATCAGCGGCGTGCAGTCGGGCTGCGCGCATCCGCAGCGCGTGGTGCTCGGGCATCCGTTCAATCCGCCGCACCTGATTCCACTGGTGGAGGTGATCGGCGGCGAGAAGACCTCGGCCGAAGCCATCGCGCGCACGATGGCGTTCTACGCGGCCATCGGCAAGCGGCCGATCCACGTGAAGCGCGAGGTCAAGGGCCACATCGCGAACCGGCTGCAGGCGGCGCTGTGGCGCGAGGCCTTCCACCTCGTCGATGAAGGCGTGGCGAGCGTGGCGGACATCGACACCGCGATCGCGCACGGCCCCGGCCTGCGCTGGGCGGTGATGGGGCCGTTCATGAACCTGCATCTCTCGGGCGGTGCCGGTGGTATCGAACATGTGCTCGCGCACCTGGGCGGGCCGATCGAGGACTGGTGGAAGGACCTGGGCGCCCCATCGATGACAGCCGAGCTCAAGCAGAAGGTGACCGAAGGCGTTGCCGAGGAACTGGGCACGCGCCGCAGGGCCGACCTCGAAGCCGCGCGCGACACCCTGCTGTTAGACCTGATTCGCGCCAAGGCCGACACCGGCAAACTCGATTGA
- a CDS encoding 4-oxalocrotonate tautomerase family protein: MPFVNLKITRDGVTREQKTQVIAEFTEVLERVLKKPPEWTHIVIEEIDTDDWGVGGVTTTEYRKRLAEQAKKPQ; this comes from the coding sequence ATGCCTTTCGTCAATCTGAAGATCACCCGCGACGGCGTCACGCGCGAGCAGAAGACCCAGGTCATCGCCGAGTTCACGGAGGTCCTCGAACGCGTGCTGAAGAAGCCGCCGGAGTGGACGCACATCGTGATCGAGGAAATCGATACGGATGACTGGGGGGTCGGGGGGGTGACGACCACCGAATACCGCAAGCGGCTGGCGGAGCAGGCGAAGAAGCCGCAGTGA
- a CDS encoding Crp/Fnr family transcriptional regulator codes for MPTKKPEPAIRAASLTIPQLLQGSAWFPLLDVGAGERVLDEMREVEVAAGAALCRRGDTPLHWYGTLEGLLKWSITSSDGRSVTFGGLSVGSWFGEGTLLRALPRSADIIALRPSRVAQLPLETFEWLHRTQRGFDHFLLQQINERLHWFMGNYAAHRLLDADSQVARALAGLFHPWLHPGSEPHLQTSQEEIANLSGVSRQRCNAALNRLKEVGFLRIEYGGITVIDLEGLRRFIE; via the coding sequence ATGCCCACCAAGAAGCCGGAGCCGGCCATCCGGGCGGCATCGCTGACGATTCCGCAACTGCTGCAAGGCTCGGCCTGGTTTCCGCTGCTCGATGTGGGCGCGGGCGAGCGCGTGCTCGACGAGATGCGCGAGGTCGAGGTGGCGGCCGGCGCCGCGCTGTGCCGGCGCGGCGACACGCCGCTGCACTGGTACGGCACGCTCGAAGGGCTGCTCAAGTGGTCGATCACCTCCAGCGACGGGCGCTCGGTGACTTTCGGGGGCCTCTCGGTGGGAAGCTGGTTCGGCGAGGGCACGCTGCTGCGCGCACTGCCGCGCTCGGCCGACATCATTGCGCTGCGCCCGAGCCGCGTGGCGCAGTTGCCGCTGGAAACCTTCGAGTGGCTGCACCGCACGCAGCGCGGCTTCGATCACTTCCTGCTGCAGCAGATCAACGAGCGGCTGCACTGGTTCATGGGCAACTACGCGGCGCACCGGCTGCTCGATGCGGACAGCCAGGTGGCGCGCGCGCTCGCGGGGCTGTTCCACCCGTGGCTGCATCCGGGGAGCGAGCCGCATCTGCAGACCTCGCAGGAGGAGATTGCGAATCTCTCGGGGGTGTCGCGGCAACGGTGCAATGCGGCGCTGAACCGGTTGAAGGAGGTGGGGTTCCTGCGGATCGAGTACGGGGGGATCACCGTGATCGACCTGGAAGGGCTGCGGCGGTTCATCGAGTAG
- a CDS encoding 3-keto-5-aminohexanoate cleavage protein, with translation MSSKRKVIVTIAPTGGMAHKSQNPHLPTQPAEIAADVLRCWNAGASVVAIHARRPDDGATCNADVYRDINSRIRAGGSDIVINNSTGGGVHGDMVKPLADDRWEIAWEERIKGMDAGAEMCTLDATTLNLSFEGKQILMDTPITRGRELAAGMKARGIKPEWEVFSPTHILQDTTTLIGEGHDEEPYFINLVMNVHRNFQNAMPYSPRFLQMMVDTLPKGSIFCVSGIGPSQLEANVAALLLGGHARVGLEDNLYFRHGELATNVQLTERIVRVIRELDMEVATPAEARQMMGLPRTGTPRPEFALG, from the coding sequence ATGTCGTCCAAGCGCAAAGTGATCGTGACCATCGCCCCCACCGGCGGCATGGCGCACAAGTCGCAGAACCCACATCTGCCCACCCAGCCCGCCGAAATTGCCGCCGACGTGCTGCGCTGCTGGAACGCCGGCGCGAGCGTGGTGGCCATCCACGCGCGGCGGCCCGATGACGGCGCCACCTGCAACGCCGATGTCTATCGCGACATCAACAGCCGCATCCGCGCAGGCGGCAGCGACATCGTCATCAACAACTCCACCGGTGGCGGCGTGCACGGCGACATGGTCAAGCCGCTGGCAGACGACCGCTGGGAGATCGCGTGGGAAGAGCGCATCAAGGGCATGGACGCCGGCGCCGAGATGTGCACGCTGGACGCAACCACGCTCAACCTGAGCTTCGAGGGCAAGCAGATCCTGATGGACACGCCGATCACCCGCGGGCGCGAACTCGCCGCCGGCATGAAGGCGCGCGGCATCAAGCCCGAATGGGAGGTCTTCAGCCCCACGCACATCCTGCAGGACACGACCACGCTGATCGGCGAGGGCCACGATGAGGAGCCCTACTTCATCAATCTCGTGATGAATGTGCACCGCAACTTCCAGAACGCAATGCCGTATTCGCCGCGCTTCCTGCAGATGATGGTGGACACCCTGCCCAAGGGCAGCATCTTCTGCGTGAGCGGCATCGGCCCTTCGCAGCTCGAAGCCAACGTGGCTGCACTGCTGCTGGGCGGACATGCGCGCGTCGGTCTGGAAGACAACCTCTACTTTCGCCATGGCGAACTGGCCACCAACGTGCAGCTCACCGAGCGCATCGTGCGGGTCATCCGCGAGCTCGACATGGAAGTGGCCACGCCGGCCGAGGCGCGCCAGATGATGGGCCTGCCGCGCACCGGCACGCCGCGGCCCGAGTTCGCACTGGGCTGA
- a CDS encoding feruloyl-CoA synthase: MTDFLNDESLIAPPRTVRIDFDDGSFALRSLQALKPYARCIGEWIERWARETPDALAFAERDESGEGWRKLDYRALRHAVGAVAQGLLDLKLPAGQPIVILSDNAIDHAVLMLGAMHIGRTACSLSSAYSRMAKDPSRLHGMLKALGPSLIYASDAKVYGGALAGCGVEAVTVFSRNADAHPGAMAFDRLLAASETPAVMEAFAAILPDTHAKYLLTSGSTGKPKVVINTHRMLCANQQMMAQTWRFLVQEKPVLVDWLPWSHTFGANHNLHMVLCHGGALYIDEGRPAPGLIEKTVRNLREVKPTLLFNVPRGFDMLLPFLEADEALATEVFSRLRLAFYAAAALAPSTWQRLEAVARRVRPTRPLWLTTSWGATETSPAITSAHWKLDGAGCIGAPLPGLELKFVPNGQKLEMRVKGVSVFPGYRDAPRETAEAFDEEGYYRIGDAGFLANAAEPTHGVIFNGRVAEDFKLSTGTWVSVGTLRVKLVSLLAPHVQDVVLTGHDRDEIGMLVFPSPQAASLAPEALAERIAGVLRSLRDEGAGSSQCPACALVLAEPPSLDAGEITDKGYINQRAVLTRRAADVARLHAAESDPQVVRLRG; this comes from the coding sequence ATGACCGATTTCCTCAACGACGAAAGCCTGATCGCCCCGCCCCGCACGGTACGCATCGACTTCGACGACGGCTCCTTCGCGCTGCGCTCGCTGCAGGCGCTGAAGCCCTATGCACGCTGCATCGGCGAATGGATCGAGCGCTGGGCGCGCGAGACACCCGACGCCCTGGCGTTCGCGGAGCGCGACGAGAGCGGCGAAGGTTGGCGCAAGCTCGACTACCGCGCGCTGCGCCACGCCGTCGGCGCGGTCGCGCAGGGCCTGCTCGACCTGAAGCTTCCTGCAGGCCAGCCCATCGTGATCCTTTCGGACAACGCGATCGACCACGCAGTGCTGATGCTCGGGGCGATGCACATCGGCCGCACCGCGTGCTCGCTGTCGAGCGCGTACTCGCGCATGGCGAAGGACCCGTCGCGGCTGCACGGCATGCTGAAGGCGCTCGGGCCTTCGCTGATCTACGCGTCCGATGCCAAGGTTTACGGCGGCGCGCTGGCGGGCTGCGGCGTCGAGGCCGTCACGGTGTTCAGCCGCAATGCCGACGCACATCCCGGGGCGATGGCCTTCGACCGGTTGCTCGCGGCCAGCGAAACCCCGGCCGTGATGGAAGCCTTTGCCGCCATCCTCCCCGACACCCACGCCAAGTACCTGCTGACCTCCGGCTCCACCGGCAAGCCCAAGGTGGTGATCAACACACACCGCATGCTGTGCGCCAACCAGCAGATGATGGCGCAGACCTGGCGCTTCCTTGTGCAGGAAAAGCCGGTGCTGGTCGACTGGCTCCCGTGGAGCCACACCTTCGGCGCGAACCACAACCTGCACATGGTGCTGTGCCACGGCGGCGCGCTCTACATCGACGAGGGCCGGCCCGCGCCGGGCCTGATCGAGAAGACGGTGCGCAACCTGCGCGAAGTGAAGCCCACGCTGCTGTTCAACGTGCCGCGCGGCTTCGACATGCTGCTGCCCTTTCTCGAGGCCGACGAGGCGCTCGCCACCGAGGTGTTCTCGCGGCTGCGGCTTGCCTTCTATGCGGCGGCGGCACTCGCGCCTTCGACATGGCAACGGCTCGAGGCAGTGGCCCGGCGCGTGCGGCCCACGCGCCCGCTGTGGCTCACCACTTCGTGGGGTGCGACCGAGACCTCGCCCGCCATCACCTCCGCGCACTGGAAGCTCGACGGCGCCGGTTGCATCGGCGCGCCGCTGCCGGGGCTCGAGCTCAAGTTCGTGCCCAACGGGCAGAAGCTGGAGATGCGGGTCAAGGGCGTCTCGGTGTTCCCTGGCTACCGCGATGCGCCACGCGAAACCGCGGAGGCCTTCGACGAAGAGGGCTACTACCGCATCGGCGACGCCGGCTTCCTTGCGAACGCCGCGGAGCCCACGCACGGCGTGATCTTCAACGGCCGCGTCGCCGAGGACTTCAAGCTCTCGACCGGCACCTGGGTCTCGGTGGGCACGCTGCGCGTGAAGCTGGTGTCGCTGCTCGCGCCGCATGTGCAGGACGTGGTGCTCACCGGCCACGACCGCGACGAGATCGGCATGCTGGTGTTCCCCAGTCCGCAGGCTGCATCGCTCGCGCCCGAGGCGCTGGCCGAACGCATCGCCGGCGTGCTGCGTTCGCTGCGCGATGAAGGTGCGGGTTCGTCGCAATGCCCGGCGTGTGCGCTGGTGCTGGCCGAGCCGCCCAGCCTCGATGCGGGCGAGATCACCGACAAGGGCTACATCAACCAGCGCGCGGTGCTCACGCGCCGCGCGGCCGACGTGGCGCGCCTGCATGCGGCGGAGAGTGACCCTCAGGTGGTGCGCCTGCGCGGCTGA